A DNA window from Micromonospora sp. NBC_01739 contains the following coding sequences:
- the rpsB gene encoding 30S ribosomal protein S2: MAVVTMRQLLESGVHFGHQTRRWNPKMKRFIFTERNGIYIIDLRQTLDYIEKAYEFVRNTVAEGGSILFVGTKKQAQEAIAEQATRVGQPYVNHRWLGGMLTNFQTVYKRLQRMKELEALGDLSGTAAGYTKKETLQLSREKIKLTKTLGGLRDMQKLPAAVWIVDTKKEHIAVDEARKLGIPVIAVLDTNCDPDEVDFPIPGNDDAIRSAELLTRVVAAAVADGLIARSGRRRGGDEKPEAGVATDEPLAEWERELLEEPKKADEEPAAATEPAPEQPAAVSGQ; the protein is encoded by the coding sequence ATGGCCGTCGTGACCATGCGTCAGCTGCTGGAAAGTGGTGTTCACTTCGGGCACCAGACCCGGCGCTGGAACCCGAAGATGAAGCGCTTCATCTTCACCGAGCGCAATGGCATCTACATCATCGACCTGCGCCAGACCCTCGACTACATCGAGAAGGCGTACGAGTTCGTGCGCAACACGGTGGCCGAGGGCGGCAGCATCCTGTTCGTCGGCACCAAGAAGCAGGCCCAGGAGGCCATCGCCGAGCAGGCGACCCGGGTCGGCCAGCCGTACGTCAACCACCGCTGGCTCGGCGGCATGCTGACCAACTTCCAGACGGTGTACAAGCGGCTGCAGCGGATGAAGGAGCTGGAGGCCCTCGGTGACCTCAGCGGCACCGCTGCCGGCTACACCAAGAAGGAGACCCTTCAGCTCTCCCGCGAGAAGATCAAGCTCACCAAGACCCTCGGTGGTCTGCGGGACATGCAGAAGCTCCCGGCCGCGGTCTGGATCGTCGACACCAAGAAGGAGCACATCGCCGTCGACGAGGCCCGCAAGCTGGGCATCCCGGTGATCGCCGTGCTCGACACCAACTGCGACCCGGACGAGGTCGACTTCCCGATCCCGGGCAACGACGACGCGATCCGCTCGGCCGAGCTGCTGACCCGGGTCGTGGCCGCCGCCGTCGCCGACGGCCTGATCGCCCGTTCCGGCCGTCGCCGTGGTGGCGACGAGAAGCCGGAGGCCGGTGTCGCCACCGACGAGCCGCTGGCCGAGTGGGAGCGCGAGCTGCTCGAGGAGCCCAAGAAGGCTGACGAGGAGCCCGCCGCCGCCACCGAGCCGGCCCCCGAGCAGCCGGCTGCCGTTTCCGGTCAGTGA